A genome region from Arthrobacter sp. V1I9 includes the following:
- a CDS encoding primosomal protein N' produces the protein MVADNSAQPALDLPGAVQPSLLQGFPSRHQPIGRQFADHLPVARVLVESSLPHLDRPFDYGVPAALDEDAQPGVRVKVKFNGQDLSGFIMERAAESNAGHTLLPLAKVVSAVPVLAPEIRDLVTAVAARYAGTVSDVLRVAVPPRVARLEKTYPPSAEPEAESPTEPAGGAADPSADSAWTSYRNGPAFLRHLKDGGSPRAVLNPLQGYGSAGWPQLLAQAIAAAYASGRGAVVVVPDNRDLDRLENAVEALLPDQAVARLTAEDGPTPRYQNFLRVLAGTARIAIGTRSAAYAPVKDLGLVVCWDDGDDLHIEQRAPYAHAREVLLLRAEQAGAACLMAGHARSTEVQRLVETGWALPVEADRTVVRRTVPRVVNTADSFEQERDPLARIARLPGAAWRAAKEGLERGPVLVQVARAGYAPSLVCDSCREPARCGACQGPLAVAGASGTSALPQCRWCSTPAPDWHCTHCNGRKLRRGATGVIRTAEELGRAFPGKTVITSSGDQVKAHVTSGKALVVATVGAEPIAEGGYAAALLLDGDSLLRRETLRAGEDAVRRWFNAASLVRPGAEGGLVVVTATDTGAVGALLRWDPAGYALRELSLREELQLPPAVRIASVTGPRDAVQHFSGAVSAQLEQTGFLLRTAGPAPLILTGPPSTRGPAEDVRTLLFFPYGQAAAVTRVLRATRSATAAKRSAEPVQVRLDGVDVL, from the coding sequence GTGGTTGCTGACAATTCCGCACAACCTGCACTGGATCTTCCGGGAGCCGTGCAGCCGTCCCTTTTGCAGGGCTTCCCGTCCCGCCACCAGCCCATAGGCCGGCAGTTCGCGGACCACCTGCCGGTGGCCAGGGTGCTCGTGGAATCCTCCCTGCCCCACCTGGACCGGCCCTTCGACTACGGTGTTCCTGCCGCCCTCGATGAGGATGCGCAGCCCGGCGTCAGGGTCAAGGTGAAGTTCAACGGCCAGGACCTCAGCGGGTTCATCATGGAACGGGCGGCGGAATCCAACGCCGGACACACCCTGTTGCCGCTGGCGAAAGTTGTTTCCGCGGTTCCCGTCCTGGCGCCGGAGATCCGCGACCTTGTCACCGCCGTCGCCGCCCGTTACGCGGGGACCGTCAGCGACGTCCTCCGTGTTGCCGTTCCTCCGCGGGTTGCGCGGCTCGAAAAGACGTATCCGCCTTCCGCGGAGCCCGAAGCGGAAAGCCCGACTGAACCCGCCGGCGGCGCAGCGGACCCTTCCGCGGACAGTGCGTGGACAAGCTACCGGAACGGTCCTGCCTTCCTGCGGCATCTGAAGGACGGCGGCTCGCCACGGGCGGTGTTGAACCCACTGCAGGGCTACGGCTCCGCCGGCTGGCCGCAGCTGTTGGCCCAGGCCATTGCCGCCGCCTACGCCTCCGGCCGGGGAGCCGTAGTGGTAGTGCCGGACAACCGGGACCTGGACCGGCTTGAAAATGCGGTGGAGGCTCTGCTGCCGGACCAGGCCGTAGCCCGCCTGACGGCCGAGGACGGACCCACACCCCGGTACCAGAACTTCCTGCGGGTCCTGGCCGGAACCGCCCGCATCGCCATCGGGACCCGGTCCGCTGCCTACGCTCCGGTCAAGGACTTGGGGCTCGTGGTGTGCTGGGACGACGGCGACGACCTCCACATCGAGCAGCGTGCGCCCTACGCCCACGCCCGCGAAGTCCTGCTCCTGCGCGCCGAACAGGCAGGGGCGGCCTGCCTGATGGCCGGGCATGCCCGCAGCACGGAGGTCCAACGGCTCGTCGAGACAGGTTGGGCCCTGCCTGTCGAAGCCGACCGCACGGTGGTCCGCCGCACCGTCCCGCGCGTGGTTAATACGGCGGACAGCTTTGAGCAGGAGCGGGATCCGCTGGCCAGGATTGCACGCCTTCCGGGCGCTGCGTGGCGGGCCGCCAAGGAAGGTCTCGAGCGGGGGCCGGTCCTGGTGCAGGTGGCCCGGGCCGGCTACGCGCCGTCGCTGGTGTGTGACAGCTGCCGGGAGCCGGCACGGTGCGGTGCCTGCCAAGGTCCGTTGGCTGTGGCCGGGGCCAGCGGAACCTCCGCCCTGCCCCAATGCCGGTGGTGCTCCACCCCTGCACCGGACTGGCACTGCACGCACTGCAACGGCCGCAAACTCCGCAGGGGCGCAACAGGCGTGATCCGCACCGCCGAGGAGCTGGGCCGGGCCTTCCCGGGTAAAACCGTCATCACGTCCTCGGGCGACCAGGTCAAGGCACACGTCACCAGCGGCAAGGCCCTGGTGGTGGCTACGGTGGGAGCCGAGCCGATAGCAGAAGGGGGATATGCCGCCGCCTTGCTGCTGGACGGGGATTCCCTGCTCCGCCGGGAGACGCTGCGGGCGGGTGAAGATGCTGTGCGCCGCTGGTTCAACGCCGCGTCCCTGGTGCGGCCTGGCGCTGAGGGAGGCCTCGTGGTGGTTACCGCAACGGACACTGGCGCAGTGGGCGCGCTGCTGAGATGGGATCCGGCAGGCTACGCCCTGCGTGAGCTTTCCCTCCGGGAGGAGCTGCAGCTTCCTCCGGCGGTGCGCATTGCCTCAGTCACAGGCCCCCGCGACGCCGTCCAGCATTTCTCAGGTGCAGTGTCGGCGCAACTGGAACAAACCGGCTTCCTCCTCCGCACTGCAGGCCCTGCGCCTCTTATTCTCACCGGCCCGCCCTCCACCCGCGGCCCGGCGGAGGATGTCCGGACGCTCCTGTTCTTTCCTTATGGCCAGGCCGCGGCGGTGACCCGTGTCCTGCGCGCAACCCGTTCCGCGACGGCCGCAAAGCGGAGCGCGGAACCGGTCCAGGTGCGTCTGGACGGGGTGGACGTACTGTAG
- a CDS encoding glycosyltransferase family 1 protein, with amino-acid sequence MKIVIDARFTRTDHHDGISRYGASLIAATSKIADVSMLISDIRQLALLPDVPHTLINSPLSPAELFVARRINPLGADVVVCPMQTMGTWGRKYGLVLTLHDLIYYEHPAPPGFLPAPVRLLWRLYHKAYWPQRLLLNRADVVATISRTTEALIAKYRLTGKPVRIISNAPQPAQEPRVPEAGAELSLVYMGSFMPYKNVETMVAGMADLPGFTLHLLSRVTPQRRAELEKLVPPGARVVFHNGVTDEEYASFLKTATALVSLSRAEGYGLPLVEAMALGTPVIASDIPIFREVGGDAASYVDPASPRQFAEAVKKLQDREGWEETSRRSVERAGEFNWDESARQLVDVAHDIVAQRGGKINQRRGEQAQ; translated from the coding sequence GTGAAGATTGTCATCGACGCCCGTTTTACCAGGACCGACCACCACGACGGCATCAGCCGCTACGGCGCCAGCCTGATCGCGGCCACTTCGAAGATCGCTGATGTTTCCATGCTGATCTCCGACATCCGCCAGCTCGCCCTGCTGCCGGATGTTCCGCACACGCTGATTAACAGCCCCCTCTCCCCCGCGGAACTGTTCGTTGCCCGCAGGATCAATCCGCTGGGTGCGGACGTGGTGGTCTGCCCGATGCAGACGATGGGCACCTGGGGCCGCAAGTACGGGCTGGTCCTGACCCTGCACGACCTCATCTATTACGAGCACCCGGCACCCCCGGGTTTCCTGCCCGCGCCTGTGCGGCTGCTCTGGCGGCTCTACCACAAGGCATACTGGCCCCAGCGCCTGCTCCTCAACCGGGCCGACGTCGTCGCCACCATCAGCCGGACCACTGAGGCCCTGATCGCCAAGTACCGGCTCACGGGCAAACCCGTCCGGATTATCAGCAATGCGCCGCAGCCGGCCCAGGAGCCCCGCGTCCCGGAAGCCGGTGCCGAACTTTCCCTCGTGTACATGGGCTCATTCATGCCGTACAAAAACGTGGAAACCATGGTGGCCGGCATGGCGGACTTGCCCGGCTTCACGCTGCACCTGCTTAGCCGGGTAACCCCGCAGCGGCGCGCCGAACTGGAGAAGCTCGTTCCCCCCGGAGCCCGCGTGGTCTTCCATAACGGCGTCACCGACGAGGAGTACGCCTCCTTCCTGAAAACCGCCACCGCACTGGTGAGCCTTTCGCGGGCTGAAGGGTACGGCCTGCCACTCGTCGAGGCCATGGCCCTGGGCACACCGGTCATCGCCAGCGACATCCCCATTTTCCGGGAAGTGGGCGGCGATGCCGCCAGCTACGTTGACCCTGCCTCGCCCCGGCAGTTCGCGGAAGCCGTAAAAAAGCTGCAGGACCGGGAGGGGTGGGAGGAAACCTCACGGCGTTCCGTCGAACGTGCCGGGGAGTTCAACTGGGATGAGTCTGCCCGACAGCTGGTGGACGTGGCCCACGACATCGTCGCGCAGCGCGGAGGCAAAATTAACCAGCGCCGCGGCGAACAAGCGCAGTGA
- a CDS encoding alpha/beta fold hydrolase yields MKTTSPGQSPAPAFFSPELAGRTRDSSLQLAGGKVAFWTYEPVQVTPGTRTILVIHGFRGDHHGLLRVADQLPEMRIIMPDLPGFGSSDAFGSGEHTVPGYGAFITEFMAALGLGPDTVLLGHSFGSIIAAHFVAAHPGAVNPLVLINPIAAPALEGPKGVMTRLAVLYYRLAARLPRPLGLALLRSPAIVRVMSETMAKTGDRDLRRFIHGQHHAYFSAFASRDSLLESFTASVSSHVAEVAGSLTLPVLLIAGEEDEIAMLPDQHRLAALLPDGELQVIPGVGHLIHYETPEPAAGYIRRFLKDHPA; encoded by the coding sequence ATGAAAACCACATCCCCGGGGCAGTCCCCCGCGCCCGCCTTCTTCAGCCCGGAACTGGCAGGCCGTACGCGCGACTCATCCCTGCAGCTTGCAGGGGGGAAGGTGGCCTTTTGGACCTATGAGCCTGTGCAGGTGACCCCTGGGACCCGGACCATCCTGGTGATCCACGGGTTCCGCGGCGACCACCACGGACTCCTTCGCGTGGCCGATCAGCTTCCGGAGATGAGGATCATCATGCCGGACCTGCCTGGCTTCGGCAGCTCAGACGCTTTTGGGTCCGGTGAACACACAGTGCCGGGCTACGGCGCGTTCATCACCGAGTTCATGGCGGCCCTCGGCCTGGGGCCGGACACCGTTCTGCTGGGGCACTCCTTCGGATCCATCATTGCCGCCCACTTCGTGGCCGCCCATCCCGGCGCCGTAAATCCCCTGGTCCTCATCAACCCCATCGCCGCGCCTGCGCTGGAAGGTCCCAAAGGAGTGATGACAAGGCTGGCCGTGCTGTACTACCGGCTTGCCGCCCGCCTGCCCCGCCCGCTTGGGCTTGCCCTGCTGCGCAGCCCCGCGATTGTCCGGGTGATGAGCGAAACCATGGCCAAGACGGGCGACCGGGACCTCCGGCGCTTCATCCACGGCCAGCACCACGCCTACTTCAGTGCGTTTGCCAGCCGGGACAGCCTCCTCGAATCGTTCACCGCCTCCGTCAGCAGCCATGTGGCCGAGGTGGCCGGCAGCCTGACCCTGCCGGTGCTGCTCATCGCCGGTGAGGAGGACGAGATTGCCATGCTGCCGGACCAGCACCGGCTCGCCGCCCTGCTGCCCGACGGCGAACTTCAGGTCATTCCGGGCGTTGGCCATCTGATCCACTACGAGACGCCGGAGCCCGCGGCCGGCTACATCCGCCGCTTCCTGAAGGACCACCCCGCGTGA
- a CDS encoding aldo/keto reductase: MRISPRLSLNNGVLIDQLGYGLYKVPSSDAAGLVAMALGSGYRHFDTAAMYGNESGVARGISSEPGTQPGSGGSGELFPAPAREDIFVTTKVWNDHHGYDATLRAFDSSMVNLGLDYVDMYLIHWPCPRRGLFPETYRAMETLYREGKVRAIGVSNFQPAHLDRLLQTAEVTPAVNQIELHPWLQQQELRKIHDDLGIRTEAWSPLGRGHVLADPVVQACAAEHGRTAAQIILRWHIQLGNIAIPKASSEARIRENLDVFGFELSARDMDALAGLDRGQRTGSHPDNVN; the protein is encoded by the coding sequence ATGAGGATCTCCCCGCGGCTGAGCCTGAACAACGGCGTGCTGATCGACCAACTGGGCTACGGCCTGTACAAGGTGCCGTCATCCGATGCGGCCGGACTCGTTGCCATGGCTCTCGGTTCCGGGTACCGCCACTTCGATACCGCTGCCATGTACGGAAACGAGTCGGGGGTGGCGCGCGGCATCAGTTCCGAGCCCGGTACGCAGCCGGGCAGCGGCGGTTCCGGTGAACTTTTCCCTGCACCCGCCCGGGAGGACATCTTTGTCACCACCAAGGTATGGAACGACCACCATGGCTACGACGCCACCCTGCGTGCGTTCGACAGCTCAATGGTCAACCTGGGCCTCGACTACGTGGATATGTACCTCATCCATTGGCCCTGCCCCCGGCGCGGACTGTTTCCCGAAACCTACCGGGCCATGGAGACGCTCTACCGGGAGGGAAAGGTGCGGGCCATCGGTGTCAGCAACTTCCAGCCTGCACACCTTGACCGGCTCCTGCAGACGGCAGAGGTAACACCTGCGGTCAACCAGATCGAGTTGCACCCCTGGCTCCAGCAGCAGGAACTGCGGAAGATCCACGATGACCTCGGGATCAGGACCGAAGCGTGGAGCCCCCTGGGCCGCGGACACGTGCTGGCCGACCCGGTCGTTCAGGCATGCGCCGCCGAACACGGCAGGACAGCGGCGCAGATCATCCTCCGCTGGCACATACAACTGGGAAACATTGCCATCCCCAAGGCAAGCTCCGAGGCGCGCATCCGGGAAAACCTGGACGTCTTCGGCTTCGAGCTCTCGGCCAGGGACATGGATGCGCTCGCCGGGCTGGACCGCGGACAGCGCACCGGTTCCCACCCGGATAACGTCAATTAG
- a CDS encoding glycerol-3-phosphate dehydrogenase/oxidase — MGPKDLPARPGAPKPGTERASVHNLRLRPHAKVLVVGGGINGVGTFRDLALQGVDVALVERGDYCQGASGASSHMIHGGIRYLENGEFRLVRESVVERNRLLRIAPHYVKPLQTTIPIFSTFSGVLAAPLRFLTHKQQGKPKERGAFLIKLGLSLYDSFSRDGGTVPRHQFRGRQRALAELPGLRPDVKYAATYFDASVHNPERLTLDVLQDGEKAGRASGTNAQGSTARASNYLSLISMTGEPNRGTGRGSTVRLRDELTGEEFNFTADVIVNTTGAWVDLTNEAMGRTSAFMGGTRGSHIVLDHPELLAACRGREIFFEHTDGRIVLIYPMGDRVLVGTTDVDADMAQDAVCTDEEIEYFFELIGHVFPTIAVKREQIVYTFSGVRPLPRHDATQPGFVSRDYRIERQGPGSSTAGAGAVVMSLVGGKWTTFRALAEHLTNDVLAELGMQRKVSTAQLAIGGGAGFPADESGVQKWIKEHMTDGRDADRTAGLLTRYGTRAESVMAHLDGGPDRLLHSTRELSVRELEFMASHEQVGHLVDVLIRRTSLAFRGLVTGELLNEMADVLAVPLGWDSAARAAEIRHAQDVLQRFHRVETHSLVA, encoded by the coding sequence TTGGGACCCAAGGATTTACCTGCCCGCCCGGGAGCACCAAAACCGGGAACCGAGCGCGCATCAGTGCACAACCTGCGGCTCCGTCCGCATGCCAAGGTGCTGGTGGTGGGTGGCGGGATCAACGGGGTGGGAACTTTCCGCGACCTGGCCTTGCAGGGAGTGGACGTTGCACTCGTGGAACGCGGTGACTACTGCCAGGGGGCCAGCGGAGCGTCCTCGCACATGATTCACGGCGGCATCCGCTACCTCGAGAACGGCGAGTTCCGGCTGGTCCGGGAGTCAGTGGTGGAGCGCAACCGGCTGCTGCGGATCGCACCGCACTACGTCAAGCCCCTTCAGACCACCATCCCCATCTTCAGTACCTTCTCGGGAGTGCTTGCGGCCCCGCTGCGTTTCCTCACCCACAAGCAGCAGGGGAAGCCCAAGGAGCGCGGCGCCTTCCTCATCAAGCTCGGACTCAGCCTGTATGACTCGTTTTCCCGCGACGGCGGCACGGTGCCACGGCACCAGTTCAGGGGCCGCCAACGCGCCCTCGCAGAACTTCCCGGCCTTCGTCCGGACGTCAAGTATGCGGCCACCTACTTTGATGCTTCCGTGCACAACCCCGAGCGGCTCACGCTCGATGTCCTGCAGGACGGCGAAAAAGCCGGCCGCGCATCCGGTACCAATGCCCAGGGCAGCACCGCCCGTGCCAGCAACTACCTGTCACTGATATCCATGACCGGCGAGCCCAACCGCGGCACCGGCAGGGGCAGCACGGTCAGGCTGCGGGATGAGCTGACCGGTGAGGAGTTCAATTTCACCGCGGACGTCATCGTCAACACCACGGGCGCCTGGGTGGACCTCACCAACGAAGCCATGGGAAGAACCTCCGCGTTCATGGGCGGTACCAGGGGTTCGCACATTGTGTTGGACCACCCGGAGCTCCTTGCCGCCTGCCGGGGACGTGAAATCTTCTTCGAGCACACCGACGGCCGGATCGTCCTCATCTATCCCATGGGGGACCGCGTCCTGGTCGGCACGACGGACGTGGACGCCGACATGGCCCAGGACGCCGTCTGCACTGACGAGGAAATCGAGTACTTCTTCGAACTCATCGGCCACGTCTTCCCGACCATTGCCGTCAAGCGCGAACAGATTGTCTACACGTTCTCCGGTGTGCGGCCGCTGCCCCGCCATGACGCAACCCAGCCCGGATTCGTTTCACGGGATTACCGGATAGAGCGCCAGGGCCCGGGAAGCAGCACCGCCGGGGCGGGCGCCGTCGTTATGAGCCTGGTTGGAGGCAAGTGGACCACCTTCCGTGCACTGGCTGAACACCTCACCAACGACGTCCTCGCCGAACTCGGCATGCAGCGGAAAGTCTCGACGGCGCAGCTCGCCATCGGCGGCGGCGCCGGCTTCCCCGCGGACGAGTCAGGCGTGCAGAAGTGGATCAAGGAGCACATGACGGACGGCCGCGACGCGGACCGGACCGCCGGGTTGCTGACCCGGTACGGAACGCGGGCGGAATCGGTCATGGCACACCTCGATGGCGGGCCGGACCGCCTGCTGCACTCCACCCGCGAACTCAGTGTCCGTGAACTGGAGTTCATGGCGTCCCATGAGCAGGTTGGGCACCTCGTGGATGTCCTCATCCGCCGCACTTCCCTGGCCTTCCGCGGCCTTGTGACGGGAGAGCTGCTCAACGAGATGGCGGACGTACTCGCCGTTCCCTTGGGGTGGGATTCCGCAGCACGGGCAGCCGAGATCCGGCACGCGCAGGATGTGCTGCAGCGGTTCCACCGCGTAGAAACGCACAGCCTGGTCGCATAG
- a CDS encoding MIP/aquaporin family protein → MSLGIVFLSEVFGTAMLTLLGCGVVANVALRGTKGNSGGFLMVTWGWGVAVFAGVYVAARSGAHLNPAVTLGLLANGAEEYAPDVPVDFASTLTYIGGELLGAFLGAVVCWLAYKQHFDAEEEVASKLAVFSTGPAIRSTPWNLVTEIIGTFVLVFVILTFGGTPSGLGPLAVALLVVGIGVSLGGPTGYAINPARDLGPRIAHALLPIRGKGSSDWGYSWIPVVGPIVGGVLGGVVARLVPIIATAAA, encoded by the coding sequence ATGTCTCTTGGAATTGTTTTCCTTTCCGAAGTCTTCGGAACGGCGATGCTGACCCTGCTGGGTTGCGGTGTCGTCGCCAACGTTGCCCTGCGGGGAACCAAAGGCAACAGCGGCGGGTTCCTGATGGTCACCTGGGGATGGGGTGTTGCAGTTTTCGCGGGTGTCTATGTGGCCGCGAGGTCCGGCGCGCACCTTAACCCGGCGGTGACGCTTGGCCTGCTCGCAAACGGAGCCGAGGAATACGCCCCTGACGTTCCCGTGGATTTCGCGTCAACGCTGACCTACATCGGCGGGGAACTTCTGGGCGCGTTCCTCGGCGCCGTCGTTTGCTGGCTCGCCTACAAGCAGCATTTCGACGCCGAGGAGGAAGTTGCCAGCAAGCTCGCCGTTTTCTCCACGGGCCCGGCCATCCGTTCCACCCCGTGGAACCTGGTCACCGAAATCATCGGCACCTTCGTACTCGTGTTCGTTATCCTCACCTTCGGCGGGACGCCCTCCGGCCTGGGACCGCTGGCCGTTGCACTGCTGGTTGTCGGCATCGGTGTATCCCTCGGCGGCCCGACGGGCTACGCCATCAACCCCGCCCGCGACCTCGGTCCGCGCATCGCCCACGCCCTGCTGCCCATCAGGGGCAAGGGCTCCAGCGACTGGGGCTATTCCTGGATTCCCGTGGTTGGGCCGATTGTCGGCGGCGTCCTGGGCGGCGTTGTAGCGCGGCTGGTCCCGATCATTGCCACAGCAGCAGCCTGA
- the glpK gene encoding glycerol kinase GlpK produces MSQYVIAIDQGTTSTRAIIFDHSGSIVSSGQMEHEQIFPKAGWVEHDPAEIWNNTREVIASALSKASLTRHDVAAVGITNQRETAVVWDKTTGEAIYNAIVWQDTRTQDIVDELARDGGADRFKQKVGLPLATYFSGTKIKWILDNVEGARQKAEAGDLVFGNTDAWVLWNLTGGVDGGVHVTDVTNASRTLFMDLDTLQWDEEILGIFGVPRSMMPEIKSSSEVYGTVHTSQLLREVPVAGILGDQQAATFGQAAFQTGEAKNTYGTGCFLIFNTGEEIIHSKNGLLTTVGYKLGDAAPHYALEGSIAVTGSLIQWLRDNLGMISSAPEVETLAASVKDNGGVYIVPAFSGLFAPYWRSDARGAIVGLTRFVNKSHIARAALEATAFQTREVLDAVNADSGVPLSELKVDGGMVANDALMQFQADILGVPVIRPKVVETTALGAAYAAGLAVGFWKDLGELSSNWSEDKRWEPQLDQAEQDRQMRQWKKAVTKSMDWVDADVR; encoded by the coding sequence ATGAGCCAGTACGTAATCGCCATCGACCAGGGAACCACCAGCACCCGCGCCATCATTTTTGACCACAGCGGCAGCATCGTCTCCTCCGGCCAGATGGAACACGAACAGATCTTCCCCAAGGCGGGGTGGGTGGAACACGATCCCGCCGAAATCTGGAACAACACCCGCGAGGTCATCGCCTCCGCCCTCTCCAAGGCCAGCCTGACGCGGCATGATGTTGCCGCCGTCGGCATCACCAACCAGCGCGAAACTGCCGTGGTGTGGGACAAGACCACCGGCGAAGCCATCTACAACGCCATCGTGTGGCAGGACACCCGCACCCAGGACATCGTGGACGAGCTGGCGAGGGACGGGGGAGCGGACCGGTTCAAGCAGAAGGTCGGCCTTCCGCTGGCCACCTATTTCTCCGGCACCAAGATCAAGTGGATCCTGGATAACGTGGAGGGCGCCCGGCAGAAGGCTGAAGCGGGCGACCTGGTCTTTGGCAACACTGACGCCTGGGTCCTGTGGAACCTCACCGGCGGGGTGGACGGCGGTGTCCACGTCACCGATGTGACCAACGCGTCGCGCACGCTGTTCATGGATCTGGACACGCTGCAGTGGGATGAGGAAATCCTCGGCATCTTCGGCGTTCCGCGGTCCATGATGCCGGAGATCAAGTCCTCTTCCGAGGTTTACGGCACGGTCCACACCTCGCAGCTTCTGCGCGAGGTTCCCGTGGCGGGCATCCTCGGCGACCAGCAGGCAGCCACCTTCGGCCAGGCCGCGTTCCAGACCGGTGAAGCCAAAAACACCTACGGAACCGGCTGCTTCCTGATCTTCAACACCGGTGAGGAAATCATCCATTCGAAGAACGGGTTGCTGACCACGGTCGGCTACAAGCTCGGCGACGCGGCACCCCACTACGCACTGGAAGGCTCCATCGCTGTCACCGGCTCGCTGATCCAGTGGCTGCGGGACAACCTGGGCATGATCAGCAGCGCCCCGGAAGTGGAAACCCTCGCTGCGTCCGTCAAGGACAACGGCGGCGTGTACATCGTCCCGGCGTTCTCCGGGCTCTTTGCACCGTATTGGCGTTCCGACGCCCGGGGCGCAATTGTGGGTCTCACCCGGTTCGTCAACAAGAGCCACATTGCCCGGGCAGCGCTGGAAGCCACGGCGTTCCAGACCCGCGAGGTGCTCGACGCCGTCAACGCCGACTCAGGCGTTCCGCTCTCGGAGTTGAAGGTCGACGGCGGCATGGTGGCCAACGATGCGCTGATGCAGTTCCAGGCGGACATCCTTGGCGTTCCCGTGATCCGGCCGAAGGTGGTGGAGACCACCGCCCTGGGCGCGGCCTATGCCGCCGGCCTCGCTGTCGGTTTCTGGAAGGACCTCGGCGAACTGTCCTCCAACTGGTCCGAGGACAAGCGCTGGGAACCCCAGCTGGACCAGGCCGAACAGGACCGCCAGATGCGGCAGTGGAAGAAGGCCGTCACGAAGTCCATGGATTGGGTAGACGCGGACGTGCGGTAG
- a CDS encoding PEP-utilizing enzyme has product MIDPAGADRAVLRDLELEWRSQRLPAYRRLVDSYKGVPLPPTLAGRMDLIGQVARAAGQYLWFFAATGGAAWKMELVLARFWRRHLAPALATRQEQGLYDGGGYQVLLGGLAPALPARVDHAVYSLDWYHPTAGEEPGPAVPSAGDFRSAAAAAAAANRRRAAEEACRSILEDSRRLRRFDRLLAVAQHYALLREEQVRDFTLGWPLLRRCAAEIGKQLEQAGIINSPDDVYFLTKQDLRLDAPPQQDNVAGRRQDWLRQRKLAAPLVLGGLPMFGNTFDRVANTARSTANLPHGALVGHPASPGRARGRVRIVEGPGDFAQFQPGEVLVTRATAPAWTPLFAQAAAVVTDGGNLAAHASLVAREYGIPAVVGTGTATQVLRTGQLVTVDGNAGTIETHGDCR; this is encoded by the coding sequence ATGATCGACCCTGCCGGTGCAGACCGCGCCGTCCTGCGGGACCTTGAGCTGGAATGGCGCAGCCAACGCCTCCCTGCCTACCGCAGGCTGGTGGACAGTTACAAGGGTGTCCCGCTGCCGCCAACCCTGGCCGGGCGGATGGACCTCATTGGACAAGTGGCGCGCGCGGCCGGACAGTATCTCTGGTTCTTCGCCGCCACGGGCGGGGCGGCCTGGAAAATGGAGCTGGTCCTGGCCAGATTCTGGCGCAGGCACCTTGCTCCCGCCTTAGCCACCCGGCAGGAGCAGGGACTGTACGACGGCGGCGGCTACCAGGTGCTGCTCGGCGGCCTTGCCCCGGCGTTGCCGGCCAGAGTCGACCACGCCGTCTACAGCCTCGACTGGTACCACCCTACGGCGGGCGAAGAGCCAGGCCCTGCGGTCCCGTCCGCTGGTGACTTCCGGAGTGCCGCCGCCGCTGCTGCCGCGGCCAATCGACGGCGGGCAGCGGAGGAGGCTTGCCGCTCGATCCTCGAGGACTCCCGCCGGCTGCGCCGGTTCGACCGTTTACTTGCGGTTGCCCAGCACTATGCCCTGCTCCGGGAGGAACAGGTGCGGGACTTTACCCTGGGCTGGCCGCTGCTTCGCCGTTGCGCCGCCGAAATTGGGAAGCAGCTGGAACAGGCGGGCATCATCAACAGCCCGGACGACGTCTACTTCCTGACAAAACAGGATCTTCGGCTCGACGCGCCGCCGCAGCAGGACAATGTAGCTGGACGCCGGCAGGACTGGCTTCGCCAACGGAAACTGGCCGCGCCGCTGGTGCTTGGCGGGCTTCCGATGTTCGGCAACACCTTCGACCGGGTGGCCAACACGGCCCGCAGCACAGCCAATCTTCCCCACGGCGCGCTGGTGGGCCACCCCGCAAGCCCCGGCCGGGCCAGGGGCCGGGTCCGCATCGTCGAAGGCCCCGGGGACTTTGCACAGTTCCAACCGGGCGAGGTCCTGGTGACCAGGGCAACAGCACCAGCCTGGACTCCGCTGTTCGCCCAGGCGGCAGCGGTGGTCACGGACGGAGGCAACCTGGCAGCCCACGCCTCCCTGGTAGCCCGCGAATACGGCATCCCGGCAGTAGTAGGAACAGGCACCGCCACCCAAGTCCTTAGAACAGGCCAACTGGTAACAGTAGACGGCAACGCAGGCACCATCGAAACCCACGGGGACTGCCGCTAA